The Melioribacteraceae bacterium 4301-Me genome window below encodes:
- a CDS encoding nucleotidyltransferase domain-containing protein: protein MTSEKKNIEDKISQYLFKRDEILFAYLFGSFVRQENYHDIDIAIYLKENFDKDNYKSFPYGYESHIIGELNLLVKKNIDLVVTNNANVLIQKRIITQGKLLFSKDEKKRIYYENNVRKLFIDTENLRKIRRYYLSKI from the coding sequence ATGACATCAGAGAAAAAAAATATTGAGGATAAAATTTCACAATACCTTTTCAAAAGAGATGAAATTTTGTTTGCCTACTTATTTGGATCGTTTGTGAGGCAAGAAAATTATCATGATATTGATATTGCAATCTACTTAAAGGAAAATTTTGATAAAGATAATTACAAGAGTTTCCCTTACGGATACGAAAGCCATATTATTGGCGAACTAAATTTATTAGTCAAAAAAAATATAGATTTAGTTGTAACAAATAATGCAAATGTTCTTATTCAAAAAAGAATAATAACTCAAGGGAAATTACTTTTTAGCAAAGATGAAAAGAAACGAATATATTATGAAAATAATGTGAGAAAACTTTTTATCGATACCGAAAACTTAAGAAAAATCAGACGATACTATTTATCTAAAATATAA